One Natronosalvus amylolyticus genomic window, CGTCCTCTGGGAAGACGCTCGTCTACGGCCTTCATATCGCCCGCCAATACCTCGAAAACCCGGAGACGCGGTCGCTCATCGTCTACCCGACAAAGGCACTCAGTCGCGACCAGGAACAAGAGCTCAACGAATTCTTGCGGGACACGCTTGGGCTGGAGATCAGTGTCGGCGTCTACGATGGCGACACGAAGAGCGAGGAAAAGTCCCGTATCCGGGAGGAGTGCAACGTCGTAATCACGAACTTCGTTGGGCTAAATCAGTACTTGGAGGGTCACCACCTATGGGCAGACTTCCACTCGAACTGCGCGCTAGTCGTTATCGACGAAGCTCACATGTGGACTGGCCTCGGCGGGATGCACGTCGCCTGGATCCTCCGACGCGCCCAACGAATCATGGATTACTACGGCGGCGATCCGCAGTACGTCCTCACGACGGCGACGATCGGCAATCCTGCCGAACACGCTCTCGCACTCACGGGTGAGCCCGCGACGGTCGTCGACGAAGATGGATCACCGCGAGGCATCCGCCACCTCGTTTTCTGGGATCCCCCGATGAGCGGGGACGACGGCCTCACCGACGACATCGACGCCCCGGCGCTGGCCAAGCGTCCGGCGACGGTGGAGGCCCCAGAGGTGTGGGCACATATGTGCCAGAAGAACGTTCAATCGCTCCTATTCTGTGACTCTCGGAAGCTCACCGAACTGTCTGTCAACCGTGCGAAGCGCTTCATCAACAACCCAGAGAACCGATATCAGGGAAGACCAGACCTCGCATCCTACCATGCCGGACACGGGAAAAAGTCGCGTCGAGCAACGGAGTACCAGCTCAAGGAGGGACACCACGACGGCGTCTCGACGACGAGCGCCTTGGAGGTCGGCATCAATATCGGAGGCGTCGACGGGACCGTCCTCATGGGCTATCCGGGATCGCGGCAGTCGTTTTGGCAGCGGATCGGCCGGTCGGGCAGGGGAACACGAGATGCGCTCTCTGTGTTCGTCCCGAGCCACTCCACGCTCGACCAGTACATTCTCCAGCACCCAGAGTACGTCCTCGAAGAAGACCACGAGAGCGCCGTCGTTGACCTCGACAACAATCCGGTATACCTCCAGCAGCTCAATTGTGCCGCGCAGGAACTCCCCCTTACGTGCGACGACGTAGAGGATTTCGGAGGAGAAGAACGATTGGAACGTGCCGTAGAGTACGGGCGGCGGAACGGTGATCTCGAAGGATCTCTCGACAGCGGCGTGATGTACGCCCATCGCGACCGCCCGCAGGACGCAATCAGCCTGTACTCCTCCGGTGGAAACACCTTCGACGTCCGACTAGCCGGCGATGAGTCGATTGACCATCAACCAATCGGCCGTGATCGGGCCTACAGAGACTATCACGAGGGCGCAACTGTTCTCCACCAGGGCGAGCAGTACCAGGTCGTCGAACTCCGAGAAGACATCCCGCAGCCGTACATCTTACTCGAGAAAGCTAACGTGAACTATTACACCCAGTCTCAGGGCCAGGTCAACATCTACGACACGGTCGTCGAGGACTCGCGCGAGGTCGGACCGTTCACGCTCAACTGGGGATATGGAACGGTATCGATTCACTACAGCACCTACCTCAAGCGGGAAATCGGAAGCGGAGAGGTGCTCGAGATAGGCAATGAAACCGGTGTCCCGCCTCTCGAGATGCGAACCCAGCTGTGTTGGGCCGAAACGCCCACCGATATCGAACGGGCGATGCTCAACAAGCACTCGGATTATCACAATCCAGAGTGCATCAACCTCCCACCGCGGCTTCAGGGATATCTCGGTGGGATTCATGCCGTTGAGCACGCCATGATCGCTGTCTCGCCACTCGAGCTGAAAGTCGATGGTGGTGACATCGGCGGGCTCGCGACGAATCGACTGCCCGATAATCCCGAGAAGAGTGGGTGGTTCATCTACGACGGCATCGAGGGGGGTCTCGGGTTCTCGCGCTCGATTTACGAGCACTTCGAAGACGTGGCTCAGCGTGCCCACGACCTCATCGTCGACTGCTCGTGTGGCCGCGACGA contains:
- a CDS encoding DEAD/DEAH box helicase, giving the protein MHDDHDTDHSQIDLTTNSKDNTNNGDIDIETDILQLTGEELKSTYPNNRYFGQVHENFEIPAREEQTVPAGDVLPPKIARNLEFDPWSHQADALSVLDRGENVCVATSTSSGKTLVYGLHIARQYLENPETRSLIVYPTKALSRDQEQELNEFLRDTLGLEISVGVYDGDTKSEEKSRIREECNVVITNFVGLNQYLEGHHLWADFHSNCALVVIDEAHMWTGLGGMHVAWILRRAQRIMDYYGGDPQYVLTTATIGNPAEHALALTGEPATVVDEDGSPRGIRHLVFWDPPMSGDDGLTDDIDAPALAKRPATVEAPEVWAHMCQKNVQSLLFCDSRKLTELSVNRAKRFINNPENRYQGRPDLASYHAGHGKKSRRATEYQLKEGHHDGVSTTSALEVGINIGGVDGTVLMGYPGSRQSFWQRIGRSGRGTRDALSVFVPSHSTLDQYILQHPEYVLEEDHESAVVDLDNNPVYLQQLNCAAQELPLTCDDVEDFGGEERLERAVEYGRRNGDLEGSLDSGVMYAHRDRPQDAISLYSSGGNTFDVRLAGDESIDHQPIGRDRAYRDYHEGATVLHQGEQYQVVELREDIPQPYILLEKANVNYYTQSQGQVNIYDTVVEDSREVGPFTLNWGYGTVSIHYSTYLKREIGSGEVLEIGNETGVPPLEMRTQLCWAETPTDIERAMLNKHSDYHNPECINLPPRLQGYLGGIHAVEHAMIAVSPLELKVDGGDIGGLATNRLPDNPEKSGWFIYDGIEGGLGFSRSIYEHFEDVAQRAHDLIVDCSCGRDEGCPACTMDDRCGNDNRPLYSPAAADVLEHLLGDQEGDDLAEHLPETGSEVTPVEEQRPPASIS